One part of the Lycium ferocissimum isolate CSIRO_LF1 chromosome 8, AGI_CSIRO_Lferr_CH_V1, whole genome shotgun sequence genome encodes these proteins:
- the LOC132066415 gene encoding uncharacterized protein LOC132066415: MIHVINEGSKTDLKVDSRGRFLYFFVSYGAWINGFAYTRKVLAVDGTHLFGKYDGVLLSAMALDTENHIFPLAFCVVNSECDASYQYFFEQLLEIVPNTNELCIISYRHSSIKKAVSKIYTEAHYGACMRHLGESIRKNFHYGDWMHHFYDAAKAYQKDEFNDHFQKIKDLDMSVAKYLEDVGFHRWSRAHFPGNRYDVMTTNIAESINSMFLAKRELPITALFNSINRRFAQKFHKSHMVLANTSTICIPFAERKIRENVTIDNALLAHQISFHNFSITGHGAVAMVDLNNRTCFCSELGK, from the exons ATGattcatgttataaatgaaGGAAGCAAGACAGATTTGAAGGTTGATTCTCGTGGCAGgttcttgtatttttttgtatCCTATGGAGCTTGGATAAACGGATTTGCTTATACAAGAAAAGTCCTAGCTGTTGATGGAACACATTTGTTTGGAAAGTATGACGGAGTGTTGTTGTCTGCTATGGCGCTGGATACCGAAAATCACATATTCCCCTTGGCATTTTGTGTAGTAAATTCGGAGTGTGATGCCTCGTATCAGTACTTTTTTGAACAATTGCTCGAGATCGTCCCCAACACTAATGAGTTGTGCATAATTTCTTATAGACATTCATCTATAAAGAAAGCAGTTTCAAAGATTTATACTGAAGCTCATTATGGAGCTTGCATGAGGCACCTTGGTGAAAGCATCCGCAAAAACTTTCACTATGGAGATTGGATGCACCATTTTTATGATGCAGCGAAAGCATATCAGAAGGACGAGTTTAAtgatcattttcaaaaaatcaaagaTTTGGATATGAGCGTCGCTAAATATCTTGAGGATGTTGGTTTTCATAGATGGAGTAGAGCACACTTCCCTGGCAACAG GTATGATGTAATGACCACCAACATTGCTGAGTCAATTAACTCAATGTTCTTGGCGAAAAGAGAATTGCCGATTACTGCTCTATTCaattctataaataggaggtttGCTCAAAAGTTTCACAAGAGCCATATGGTGTTGGCCAACACATCAACAATATGTATCCCTTTTgctgaaagaaaaataagagaaaatgtgACGATAGACAATGCACTATTGGCCCATCAAATAAGCTTCCACAATTTTAGTATCACTGGTCACGGTGCAGTGGCTATGGTTGATCTAAACAATAGAACATGTTTTTGTAGCGAGTTGGGAAAATGA
- the LOC132067003 gene encoding uncharacterized protein LOC132067003: MEKKNQRVYKRRPRKKARPTEEESAPAREADRFPQAQVTEEMTSSARGSVRKEENAEDEESIDQEEENESGKESAEDEESTHKEEENESGEEKAEDEKSTHKQEENESGEENAEDEKSTDQQEENESGEETNNDVLFEQRKKYNMMRMLPLQDQILLMILILRFPNASSPLILQNIASRHIIPCTVIFRERFL; encoded by the exons atggaaaagaaaaatcaaagagtTTATAAAAGAAGGCCTAGAAAAAAGGCTAGGCCAACGGAAGAGGAGTCTGCTCCTGCTAGAGAAGCAGATAGGTTTCCACAAGCTCAGGTAACAGAAGAAATGACCTCATCAGCTCGTGGTTCAgttagaaaagaagaaaatgcagAAGATGAGGAATCAATAGAtcaggaagaagaaaatgaaagtggAAAAGAAAGTGCAGAAGATGAGGAATCAACGcataaggaagaagaaaatgaaagtggAGAAGAAAAGGCAGAAGATGAGAAATCAACGcataaacaagaagaaaatgaaagtggAGAAGAAAATGCAGAAGATGAGAAATCAACGGAtcaacaagaagaaaatgaaagtggAGAAGAAACAAATAATGATGTACTTTTcgaacaaagaaaaaagtataACATGATGAGAATGCTGCCCCTTCAAGATCAAAT TTTGCTGATGATTCTGATATTGAGGTTCCCGAATGCATCAAGTCCATTGATCTTACAAAATATCGCTTCAAGACACATTATTCCGTGCACGGTGATTTTCCGGGAAAGATTTTTGTAA